The window TGTAAGACTTATTTCCACGACAAAATCGGCTAGAAGAGAATAAATGCCAGCCATCTGCTTGTCCTTTTACAATAATTGGCAGAGGAATTGAAACATACTTGGTTCCCAAAGGGGCAATGTGCCAACTATAACTATCTTTCATATGATCAAGTATTAGTTCGCGAACATTAAGTTGTTTTTCTTTGTGGATATTATTAGTAATAATTGGCAGAAATCTAAAAGAAGAAACGAATAAAGTAAAAACTCCCATTATTATAAATTTATACCCCATAATCCATGTTTTAGTCATAAATTCTCTTTTTATTTTCTACTAAAAATAGGAGTAATGTACCTAAAATATACGAGTAAAGTACAAAATATAATCCAAATGAACCCTACAGTTTCTACTTTCACCATTGAAAAACATATCGTCATATGTAAAAACAAATATAAGCAATTCCTTACCTCTCAAAAGTACGTATAACAATAAAATTTGTCTGGGTCATCTTTTTTTTTATTAACTAGTTTATAAATTCATAAATAGACAAGAATAAAAATATTTCTTCTATCCAAAAAACAAGGAATAATTTTCAAGTATATCCTCTTCACTAAAAATTCTTCTTTCATAAATTATAACTCCATATTTCTTGTTAGTTTAAATTTTGAAGGATAACAAAAAATTTTGAAGGATAACAAACTTCTCTATTTGAAGAATGCTCTAAAAATATCCATGCCATTAGCATATATTAATATTGAAAGGAGTAAAATCATACCCACAATTTGAGCGTATTTCATAAATTTTTCGTTTGGTTGACAATCAGTTACTATCTCATAAAGAATGAAAATTACATGTCCGCCATCCAATGCAGGAATGGGCAAAAGGTTCATTATTCCCAAAGTAATGGACAAAAGAGCAGTCATATTCCAAAATATTAGCCAATTCCATGACGAAGGGAATTGGCTTCCGATAGCACCGAATCCACCAATGTTGTTTATACCTGCTTTGGTAAAAAAAAACTTTAATTGAAGTAAATAAAAAGAAAATTTCCGAATTCCAAGTGTAAATCCAGCGGGAAAGGCCTGCAGAAAATTATATCTATTTGTTTCAAAAAATGATTGAGCTTTGGAAAAAACACCGATTTTACCATCGGTATCAACATGTACCTGAATCTTTAATTTTTTAGATGATCTTATAATTCCTAATTGGACATCCTTATTTTTATATTTAGATAGTTGCGATACCAATATATGGAATGAGTTAGTTTCATTTCCATCAACTGATGTAATCTTGTCTCCTATCTGCAATAGTGCTTTTTTTGCATTACCACCTGTTACTAATCCGTCTACACGGGAAGGCTGGTAATCAGCAAATTGCATATGGGAGGACATAATCTGCAATCTAAAGTTCCAAGGTAAAACTATTTTTTTCTTTGTTTCTCCTCGTAAAATCGAAACATCTTTGGCATCAATTACACGAAATAAATCCAAATCATCATAACGTGTCAGAATTTTACCGTTGGCAGCAAGAATAATATCCCCATCTTGAAATCCCACGTCATGAGCAATTTTGTTGAAAAACAAAGGTGTTTTACCAATTGGAATGTAACTATCTCCATATTTGAATATTATTACTGAGTATATAAAAAAAGCCAAAATAAAATTCATCAATATGCCTCCCATCATGATTAATAGACGATTCCACGCAGGTTTGATACGAAATTCCCAAGGATTTGGTGGTTGTTTTAAAGTTTCCATATCTAAGTTTTCATTTACCATTCCGGTAATTTTCACATAGCCTCCGAAAGGTAGCCATCCTATGCCGTATTCGGTTCCATCACTTTTAGATTTATATTTAAACAAGGAAAACCAAGGATTGAAAAACAGATAAAATTTTTCTACTCTTACCTTGAATATCCTTGCAAACAAATAATGTCCGAATTCGTGAGCAGTTACCAGTATAGACAAACATACTATCAGTTGCAGTGTTTTAGTTAAAGTTGTTGCTATAATCATTCTATTTGCCTCTTCATTATTTCTTTCGATGTTATTATTCGCGTTATTTGATCTGTTTCC of the Candidatus Azobacteroides pseudotrichonymphae genomovar. CFP2 genome contains:
- the rseP gene encoding RIP metalloprotease RseP, producing the protein MIIATTLTKTLQLIVCLSILVTAHEFGHYLFARIFKVRVEKFYLFFNPWFSLFKYKSKSDGTEYGIGWLPFGGYVKITGMVNENLDMETLKQPPNPWEFRIKPAWNRLLIMMGGILMNFILAFFIYSVIIFKYGDSYIPIGKTPLFFNKIAHDVGFQDGDIILAANGKILTRYDDLDLFRVIDAKDVSILRGETKKKIVLPWNFRLQIMSSHMQFADYQPSRVDGLVTGGNAKKALLQIGDKITSVDGNETNSFHILVSQLSKYKNKDVQLGIIRSSKKLKIQVHVDTDGKIGVFSKAQSFFETNRYNFLQAFPAGFTLGIRKFSFYLLQLKFFFTKAGINNIGGFGAIGSQFPSSWNWLIFWNMTALLSITLGIMNLLPIPALDGGHVIFILYEIVTDCQPNEKFMKYAQIVGMILLLSILIYANGMDIFRAFFK